One region of Triticum aestivum cultivar Chinese Spring chromosome 6B, IWGSC CS RefSeq v2.1, whole genome shotgun sequence genomic DNA includes:
- the LOC123137303 gene encoding pentatricopeptide repeat-containing protein At4g14850, translated as MRSPESISPLLTRYATSQSLLLGAHIHAHLLKSGLLGAFRNHLLSFYSKCRLPGSARRVFDETPDPCHVSWSSLVTAYSNNALPRDALAAFRAMRARGVRCNEFALPIVLKCAPDAGLGVQVHAVAVSTGLSGDIFVANALVAMYGGFGFVDEARRVFDEAARDRNAVSWNGLMSAFVKNDRCSDAVELFGEMVWGGVRPNEFGFSCVVNACTGSRDLEAGRKVHAMVVRTGYDKDVFTANALVDMYSKLGDIHMAAAVFGKVPKTDVVSWNAFISGCVLHGHDQHALELLLQMKSSGLVPNVFTLSSILKACPGAGAFTLGRQIHGFMIKSCAGSDDYIGVGLVDMYAKYDLLDDARKVFDWIPRKDLVLWNALISGCSHGGCHGEALSLFCRMRKEGFDISRTTLAAVLKSTASLEAISDTTQVHAVAEKIGFLSDSHVVNGLIDSYWKCNCLHYANRMFKEHSSDNIIAFTSMITALSQRDHGEDAIKLFMEMLRKGLEPDPFVLSSLLNACASLSAYEQGKQVHAHLIKRKFMTDVFAGNALVYTYAKCGSIEDADLAFSGLPEKGVVSWSAMIGGLAQHGHGKRALDVFRRMVDERIAPNHITLTSVLCACNHAGLVDEAKRYFSSMKEMFGVDRTEEHYSCMIDLLGRAGKLDDAMELVNSMPFQANAAVWGALLAASRVHRDPELGKLAAEKLFILEPEKSGTHVLLANTYASAGMWDEVAKVRKLMKESKVKKEPAMSWVELKDRVHTFIVGDKSHPRARDIYAKLEELGDLMSKAGYVPNLEVDLHDVDKSEKELLLSHHSERLAVAFALISTPPGAPIRVKKNLRICRDCHVAFKFISNIVSREIIIRDINRFHHFSDGACSCGDYW; from the coding sequence ATGAGAAGCCCGGAGAGCATCAGCCCGCTCCTCACCCGCTACGCCACCTCGCAGTCTCTGCTCCTGGGAGCCCACATCCACGCCCACCTCCTCAAGTCCGGCCTCCTCGGCGCCTTCCGCAACCACCTCCTCTCCTTCTACTCCAAGTGCCGCCTCCCCGGCAGCGCCCGCAGGGTGTTCGACGAAACCCCGGACCCGTGCCACGTCTCCTGGTCCTCGCTCGTCACCGCCTACTCCAACAATGCGCTGCCCCGGGACGCGCTCGCGGCGTTCCGGGCCATGCGCGCGCGCGGTGTCCGCTGCAACGAGTTCGCGCTCCCCATCGTGCTCAAGTGCGCGCCGGACGCCGGGCTCGGCGTGCAGGTGCACGCGGTCGCGGTCTCCACGGGGCTCAGCGGGGACATCTTCGTCGCCAACGCGCTCGTCGCCATGTACGGTGGGTTTGGCTTTGTGGACGAGGCGAGGAGGGTGTTCGACGAGGCCGCCCGCGACCGGAATGCCGTATCTTGGAACGGCCTGATGTCGGCTTTCGTCAAGAATGACCGATGCAGCGATGCTGTCGAGCTGTTTGGCGAGATGGTGTGGGGCGGGGTGCGGCCGAACGAGTTTGGATTCTCCTGTGTCGTGAATGCCTGCACTGGCTCTAGGGATCTGGAAGCCGGCAGGAAGGTGCACGCCATGGTGGTACGGACGGGGTATGACAAGGACGTCTTCACTGCCAATGCGTTGGTTGACATGTATTCGAAGCTGGGGGACATTCATATGGCAGCAGCTGTTTTTGGGAAGGTACCCAAGACGGATGTCGTCTCGTGGAATGCTTTCATTTCTGGGTGTGTGCTTCATGGACATGATCAGCATGCACTGGAGCTGTTGCTGCAGATGAAGTCTTCAGGTCTGGTGCCTAACGTGTTCACGTTGTCCAGCATCCTGAAGGCCTGCCCTGGTGCTGGTGCATTCACTCTGGGCCGGCAAATTCACGGGTTCATGATCAAATCCTGTGCGGGTTCAGATGACTATATCGGTGTTGGTCTTGTGGATATGTATGCAAAGTATGATCTTTTGGATGATGCGAGGAAGGTGTTCGACTGGATCCCTCGAAAGGATTTGGTTTTGTGGAATGCACTGATCTCAGGTTGCTCTCATGGAGGATGCCATGGCGAGGCACTGTCTCTCTTTTGCAGGATGAGGAAGGAAGGTTTTGACATCAGTAGGACGACCCTGGCTGCTGTTCTCAAGTCAACAGCAAGCTTGGAGGCAATCAGTGACACAACGCAGGTTCATGCTGTTGCAGAGAAGATAGGGTTCCTTTCTGATTCTCATGTTGTCAATGGTCTTATTGATTCATATTGGAAGTGCAATTGCCTCCATTATGCAAATAGAATGTTCAAAGAACACAGTTCTGATAACATCATAGCTTTTACATCAATGATCACAGCACTCTCGCAGCGTGACCATGGCGAAGATGCAATAAAGTTGTTCATGGAGATGCTAAGAAAGGGTCTCGAGCCAGACCCCTTTGTGCTAAGTAGCCTCCTGAATGCTTGTGCTAGCTTGTCAGCATATGAGCAAGGGAAGCAAGTGCATGCTCACCTGATCAAGaggaaattcatgacagatgtgttTGCAGGGAATGCTCTTGTGTACACATATGCAAAGTGCGGGAGCATAGAGGATGCAGATCTGGCCTTCTCCGGACTGCCGGAGAAGGGAGTTGTCTCATGGTCTGCAATGATAGGAGGGCTAGCACAACATGGGCATGGGAAGAGAGCATTAGATGTGTTCCGCAGGATGGTTGATGAGCGCATTGCTCCAAACCATATCACGCTGACTAGTGTTCTCTGTGCTTGTAACCATGCAGGGCTTGTTGATGAGGCCAAGCGATACTTCAGTTCAATGAAGGAGATGTTTGGAGTTGACAGGACGGAGGAGCATTACTCATGCATGATTGATCTTCTCGGTCGTGCCGGTAAACTAGATGACGCAATGGAGCTTGTCAACAGCATGCCGTTTCAAGCCAATGCTGCAGTTTGGGGGGCACTACTTGCAGCCTCAAGAGTACACCGAGATCCAGAACTGGGAAAGCTGGCAGCTGAAAAGCTCTTCATCCTGGAGCCGGAGAAGTCGGGCACACATGTGTTGCTCGCAAACACGTATGCATCTGCAGGCATGTGGGACGAGGTGGCTAAggtgagaaaattgatgaaagagAGTAAGGTCAAGAAGGAGCCTGCCATGAGCTGGGTTGAATTGAAGGACAGGGTGCATACTTTCATTGTGGGTGACAAGAGCCACCCAAGGGCAAGGGACATATACGCAAAGCTAGAAGAACTGGGAGATCTGATGAGCAAAGCTGGTTATGTTCCGAATCTAGAGGTTGATCTCCATGATGTAGACAAGAGCGAAAAGGAGTTGCTTCTTTCTCATCACAGTGAGAGGCTGGCCGTCGCATTTGCGTTGATCAGCACCCCACCTGGAGCGCCCATTAGGGTCAAGAAAAACCTGCGCATATGCAGAGATTGCCACGTCGCATTCAAGTTCATTTCAAATATCGTTTCAAGGGAGATTATCATCAGAGACATCAACAGGTTCCATCATTTCAGTGATGGGGCATGTTCTTGCGGTGATTACTGGTAA